Proteins co-encoded in one Aspergillus luchuensis IFO 4308 DNA, chromosome 6, nearly complete sequence genomic window:
- a CDS encoding uncharacterized protein (COG:S;~EggNog:ENOG410PZVV), with protein MSSLAHEPRQSRDTFQSSEHLDLRDENATDFAKFIESQGPITGSTGAREMLKAGQRRLRQLAQRPKKSTDPRSKAEESARQLLALQEGGFLPTNVPVPAGVPSKRSTHKKSLDSSRSSSRSISNLSFMANSRRDVESIGQPWLTDPLEKKDRPEAAVTIPPRFDDANPPPYQPPVPAKDVKADAQRENQDPAVAITVADTTSGSKEKQSLGSSDAANPSIQVDSSEEQGSDTRSEHNVPKDGKASDNDQSGLKTDEGAMSPGLVIDSEVANKPATSSSGTSSIPTSQTTPSLKLFPDTMPPRNSSKGAWRISNARSLALNRPLPASPNPEQSSMDSNKESSHPTDSTTVKEGCGTQEVSEPSASTDVGKSDKESLENEKNSQKKGSRRPSSLPMCTIDAFPLPAPMRPLPSLPESNAASGAHSRSASGRSAPLARLVLDERNQASTAHDESAKATPAMSNSLPLVRAGLSRAERVHALKMRDMSASRLYLKESETPREEEEDYQPPRIAKEPEESMAQERGEAYVPRPESQKSANRNVRYQRKVASDPPSPPPLSPPPSKPSRHQISQSIGRRYCSTPLTGSAVLARDCESQMLPTSRDAPVRRSSSTRSVTSSHERARKEQDPVGRSDVPIPSSDDECTSASARQDQARSTSSRRRRMRPAPLTMNEHRSHKMRATRRSSDYCLSPGSHRTRASGRASPQSHHTQSSYYSRDSRSSHHDTIRALEGRIAHLERQNKILQAALMAALDVGSVESLLGGSATSLSTSANTPATGRSFSSTNSSSLDESMVDDRRHSRRRQPPYRPTSWIASPVSSRRGSYDTEDSENVRELEDMIEDFDMDWMSERSNPSSFQMS; from the exons ATGTCGTCCCTGGCACACGAACCTCGGCAGTCCCGGGATACCTTCCAATCCTCCGAACATCTCGATCTGCGAGATGAGAACGCAACCGATTTCGCCAAGTTTATCGAATCGCAAGGCCCCATCACCGGCTCCACTGGAGCCCGGGAGATGCTCAAGGCCGGCCAGAGACGGCTTCGACAACTCGCTCAACGCCCGAAGAAGAGTACTGACCCCAGGTCCAAGGCCGAAGAGTCAGCGCGGCAACTGCTTGCCCTTCAGGAAGGAGGCTTCTTGCCGACGAATGTGCCTGTTCCTGCTGGCGTACCCTCCAAGCGGTCGACCCACAAGAAAAGCCTGGACTCGAGCCGGTCTTCCTCCCGTTCTATTTCCAACCTCAGTTTCATGGCAAACTCTAGACGGGATGTAGAAAGTATTGGACAACCGTGGCTCACGGATCCACTCGAAAAGAAGGACAGACCGGAG GCTGCGGTAACCATTCCCCCGCGCTTCGATGATGCGAATCCCCCGCCGTACCAGCCACCCGTACCGGCGAAGGATGTCAAAGCGGATGCACAGCGTGAGAACCAGGACCCTGCGGTTGCTATTACCGTCGCCGACACCACCTCCGGATCCAAGGAGAAACAGTCGCTCGGATCCAGCGACGCGGCGAACCCCAGCATCCAAGTCGACAGCAGTGAAGAGCAAGGATCCGACACACGGTCCGAACATAATGTGCCAAAAGACGGAAAGGCATCAGACAATGACCAG TCTGGTCTCAAGACAGATGAAGGCGCAATGTCGCCAGGTCTCGTGATCGATTCAGAGGTAGCCAACAAGCCTGCTACGAGCTCGTCTGGTACCTCTTCAATACCGACAAGCCAAACCACTCCTTCTTTGAAGCTTTTCCCAGACACAATGCCCCCGCGCAACTCGAGTAAAGGAGCCTGGCGCATCTCCAATGCCCGCTCGCTCGCTCTCAACAGACCTCTCCCGGCGAGCCCAAATCCGGAGCAAAGTAGCATGGACTCGAATAAAGAAAGTTCTCACCCGACCGATAGCACCACAGTCAAAGAAGGCTGCGGTACTCAGGAGGTATCTGAGCCATCTGCTTCCACTGATGTTGGGAAATCGGACAAGGAGTCCCtggaaaatgaaaagaatTCACAGAAGAAAGGATCTCGCCGGCCCTCGTCCCTGCCAATGTGCACAATCGATGCGTTCCCCTTGCCAGCACCCATGAGACCCctgccttctcttccagaatCAAATGCAGCGAGTGGTGCTCACAGTCGCAGCGCCTCTGGCAGGTCTGCGCCTCTTGCGAGACTGGTATTGGACGAGCGGAACCAAGCCTCTACTGCGCATGATGAATCGGCCAAGGCCACACCGGCTATGTCCAACTCTCTTCCCTTAGTACGGGCAGGGCTGAGTCGGGCCGAACGAGTTCATGCATTGAAGATGAGAGACATGTCGGCGAGCCGTCTCTATCTTAAGGAGTCGGAGACACCtcgtgaggaggaagaggattaCCAGCCCCCGCGGATTGCAAAGGAACCCGAAGAATCAATGGCTCAGGAACGTGGGGAGGCATATGTCCCGAGGCCTGAATCTCAAAAGTCGGCGAATCGCAACGTGCGCTATCAGCGAAAAGTCGCTTCGGACCCTCCGTCCCCACCGCCACTTTCCCCTCCGCCCTCGAAGCCATCAAGACACCAGATTAGCCAATCTATTGGCAGGCGTTACTGCAGCACACCTCTTACGGGTAGTGCAGTATTGGCGAGAGATTGCGAGTCGCAGATGCTCCCTACTTCCAGGGATGCCCCTGTTCGTCGGAGTAGTAGCACCCGAAGCGTGACCTCTTCGCATGAGCGAGcgagaaaagaacaagaccCCGTGGGCCGCTCCGAcgtccccatcccatcatccgaCGACGAGTGCACCAGCGCAAGCGCGCGCCAGGATCAAGCCCGTTCAACTTCTAGTCGACGCCGACGGATGAGACCAGCACCCCTCACCATGAATGAGCACCGCTCACACAAGATGCGCGCGACAAGGAGGTCTTCCGACTACTGCCTGTCGCCGGGAAGCCACCGAACCCGTGCCTCCGGACGGGCGTCGCCACAGTCGCATCATACTCAGAGCTCCTATTATTCTCGGGACTCACGAAGCTCCCACCACGACACGATCAGGGCTCTTGAAGGGCGCATCGCGCACCTTGAACGACAGAACAAGATCCTCCAGGCCGCGCTTATGGCCGCGTTGGACGTGGGCAGTGTAGAAAGCCTGCTTGGGGGATCTGCTACCTCTCTATCTACTTCGGCGAACACGCCGGCAACCGGACGGTCTTTTTCGTCTACGAACAGCTCCAGCTTGGATGAGTCGATGGTGGACGACCGTCGGCATAGTCGCAGACGGCAGCCACCCTACCGTCCAACCAGCTGGATAGCGAGCCCGGTCTCTAGCAGACGGGGCAGCTATGATACCGAAGACAGTGAAAATGTGAGAGAATTGGAGGATATGATTGAAGATTTTGATATGGATTGGATGTCCGAAAGGTCGAATCCTTCGAGCTTTCAGATGTCCTGA
- a CDS encoding uncharacterized protein (COG:S;~EggNog:ENOG410PQC9;~InterPro:IPR012349;~PFAM:PF13883;~SECRETED:SignalP(1-25)), translating into MMARPLITTFFSALVLLTHLLHVGASPVAEQAPLTDTDTDTTTYDTHYNLDTDTDTLTLTTNTAPPSWFTSTLLARRLLALSRTGTASTIFPSPLPPNSHTPPSLAGHSTTQTEYLADCEPHLPANDTSSESPRGLGNPTFLALHVATTFRNTAAGSNISLSLDWWDHVNDTSPLWPGFPLSEAGLPRVTLFGYVEPFETPVPEAVEAALRKCFLEKHPDAEAWLPGKEGAPHSSYWARLRVEQVYWIGGFGGLQRIGWLNVSEWRGVTQWGSGGGGGGFGDGSGRGWGDVRLPGEVE; encoded by the coding sequence ATGATGGCCCGTCCACTCATcacgaccttcttctccgcactcGTCCTCCTaacccacctcctccacgtcGGTGCCAGCCCTGTCGCCGAACAAGCTCCTCTCACCGACACCGACaccgacaccaccacctacgATACACACTACAACCTCGACACCGACACcgacaccctcaccctcaccaccaacactgcCCCCCCATCCTGGTTCACCTCAACCCTCCTGGCCCGCcgcctcctcgccctctccCGCACCGGCACCGCCTCCaccatcttcccctcccccctgcCCCCCAACTCGCACACACCTCCCTCCCTAGCCGGCCACTCCACAACCCAAACCGAATACCTCGCCGACTGCGAGCCCCACCTCCCCGCCAACGACACCTCCTCCGAATCCCCCAGGGGACTCGGCAACCCGACCTTCCTGGCCCTGCACGTGGCCACCACCTTCCGCAACACCGCCGCGGGGTCCAACATCTCCCTCTCGCTGGACTGGTGGGACCACGTCAACGATACTTCTCCGCTCTGGCCGGGGTTTCCCCTCAGCGAGGCCGGATTACCCCGCGTCACGCTGTTCGGGTACGTCGAGCCGTTTGAGACGCCTGTGccggaggcggtggaggccGCGTTGCGGAAGTGTTTCCTTGAGAAACATCCTGATGCGGAGGCGTGGTTGCCGGGTAAGGAGGGCGCCCCGCATAGTAGTTATTGGGCTAGGTTGAGGGTCGAGCAGGTTTATTGGAttggtgggtttggagggttgCAGAGGATTGGGTGGTTGAATGTTAGTGAGTGGAGGGGCGTCACGCAGTGGGggagtgggggtggtggtggtgggtttggggatgggagtgggagggggtggggggatGTGAGGTTGCCTGGGGAGGTGGAGTAA
- a CDS encoding uncharacterized protein (TransMembrane:1 (i83-102o)) produces the protein MNNGNAERRKPGVERNQSQESERQEPEPEPEPETQTPEPKPDQTKVKSLHAQPGPQKLSSSGQVPISDGRVKSHRSSTPSAPVLVPIIVCLPLLLYLLRALLPPLSLCQQG, from the coding sequence ATGAATAATGGGAATGCTGAGAGGCGAAAACCAGGAGTGGAAAGGAACCAGAGTCAAGAGTCAGAGAGACAAgagccagaaccagaaccagaaccagaaacCCAGACTCCAGAACCAAAACCAGACCAAACCAAAGTGAAAAGCCTCCATGCCCAACCCGGGCCCCAGAAGTTGTCCAGTAGTGGGCAAGTCCCTATCTCGGACGGGCGTGTGAAGAGTCATCGTTCCTCCACTCCATCCGCTCCCGTCCTGGTTCCGATCATCGTCTGCCTTCCCCttctactttacttactccgggccctcctccctcctctctcacTCTGCCAGCAGGGCTGA
- a CDS encoding putative G1/S-specific cyclin Pcl5 (COG:S;~EggNog:ENOG410PHG0;~InterPro:IPR013922,IPR036915;~go_function: GO:0019901 - protein kinase binding [Evidence IEA];~go_process: GO:0000079 - regulation of cyclin-dependent protein serine/threonine kinase activity [Evidence IEA]), protein MSGIDILGLKDPNPNSQIRTAYAHPYASSVSSSASSSSSSVFSLDGLSSQSSISSTATNPVDVIWENEGEYQAGGRALAAANGARGYLRGVVPKATDPAIPPELRKHPRRTNSACTRPPPCLLRQSERKVNFVDNLVDTASQIVEVIWPLSAVSLRSDSATGCKGVLPLRTFIQETLRRSRTSYSTLQVALYYLIKIKPHVPSHEATQDQARGKPVCRAMQCGRRMFLAALILASKYLQDRNYSARAWSKISGLNTAEINQNELMFLEAVNWRLHIPESLFQRWTDIVLKYTPGAGNMAFGDGQCWRTIIPKLTPDLEEFDVSPATPTMQSFGSRSVSDSPSPRGTSFKRDLPGQATNEPVSLPSIHEQIAACGRQALESVTRKETTLPSLPSLPPMPRPAMLPTPQMTPQASIASTPAVSAGGMPAHRRYMQTAMSQAQNMCTARSIYDQRPSLQFCPRANTFDGYPNLVRRSSLARSASSASSPDSMISDVSSMSSQSSRSSSMSSSSSTGVSAMPRLAVQATLRCTGNSLKECRKNLAIASPIDEGALGDIYSSPETYGGHLGQVPDMSGYSLEPPVDLSSAHEAAQSLCALSGAVPRAQQTIEQQNAGQRVCRKRGRTGSEDMLHGQIRHLVKSKTFAEGTVLPDGNMADLFLNPEARRTQTLTASQLSALNYNVPLSGPVGMKRACCGSEARKIALNPSMRADY, encoded by the exons ATGTCAGGGATTGACATTTTGGGTTTGAAGGATCCAAACCCGAACAGCCAAATCCGAACGGCTTATGCGCACCCGTATGCATCCTcggtctcttcctccgcctcttcctcgtcctcttcggtCTTCTCGCTAGATGGCCTGTCCTCACAGAGTTCCATTTCCTCAACCGCGACGAACCCGGTTGATGTGATCTGGGAGAATGAAGGCGAATACCAGGCTGGGGGAAGAGCACTTGCTGCTGCAAACGGTGCGCGCGGTTACCTAAGGGGCGTGGTCCCGAAGGCAACTGATCCTGCTATTCCGCCCGAGTTACGTAAGCATCCGCGGCGGACCAACAGTGCATGCACGCGGCCTCCGCCGTGTCTTTTGAGACAATCGGAACGGAAGGTCAACTTTGTCGATAACCTTGTCG ACACCGCGTCGCAGATTGTTGAGGTCATTTGGCCCTTGTCGGCTGTCTCGCTGCGGAGTGATTCGGCGACTGGATGCAAAGGCGTCTTGCCTCTGCGGACATTCATCCAGGAGACACTCCGCCGCTCCCGCACCAGCTATAGTACCCTCCAGGTGGCGCTTTACTatctcatcaagatcaagcccCACGTGCCGAGCCATGAGGCGACTCAGGACCAGGCCCGGGGCAAGCCTGTCTGCCGGGCTATGCAGTGTGGGCGGCGCATGTTTCTTGCAGCGCTAATCCTCGCATCCAAGTATCTCCAAGATCGCAACTATTCCGCTCGCGCTTGGAGTAAGATCTCCGGTTTGAACACGGCCGAGATCAACCAGAACGAACTGATGTTTCTGGAAGCGGTTAACTGGCGACTCCATATCCCCGAGTCTCTTTTTCAGCGCTGGACTGACATTGTACTGAAGTACACCCCTGGTGCTGGTAACATGGCTTTTGGGGACGGGCAATGTTGGCGTACGATCATCCCGAAGCTCACGCCTGACCTGGAGGAATTTGACGTCAGCCCCGCGACACCTACCATGCAGTCTTTTGGCTCCCGCTCGGTGTCGGACTCGCCATCCCCTCGGGGTACATCGTTCAAGAGGGATCTTCCCGGCCAAGCCACAAACGAGCCCGTCAGCCTGCCCTCCATCCATGAGCAAATCGCTGCATGCGGGCGTCAAGCGCTGGAGTCGGTGACTCGTAAAGAGACCacacttccctccctcccgtCATTGCCGCCCATGCCGCGGCCGGCTATGCTGCCGACACCGCAGATGACGCCTCAAGCGAGCATCGCCTCCACTCCTGCAGTGAGTGCTGGCGGTATGCCTGCGCACCGCCGTTACATGCAAACTGCTATGTCCCAGGCGCAAAACATGTGCACGGCGCGGTCGATCTACGACCAGCGCCCGTCACTACAGTTTTGCCCTCGGGCTAACACGTTTGATGGGTACCCTAACTTGGTGCGCCGGTCCTCTCTGGCCCGCTCGGCTTCCTCTGCTTCATCTCCGGATTCGATGATCTCGGATGTGTCAAGCATGTCGTCGCAGTCATCGCGATCGTCATCCATGTCATCCAGCTCTTCAACCGGTGTGTCTGCTATGCCTCGCCTGGCCGTTCAGGCAACGCTCCGATGCACTGGCAACTCCCTCAAGGAGTGCCGCAAGAATCTGGCCATCGCATCGCCCATTGATGAGGGCGCACTTGGAGATATCTACAGCTCGCCCGAGACCTATGGCGGTCATCTTGGCCAGGTTCCGGATATGTCCGGCTACTCGCTGGAGCCCCCGGTGGACCTGTCTTCTGCTCATGAGGCAGCACAGAGTCTTTGTGCTCTTTCTGGTGCTGTGCCTCGCGCTCAGCAAACGATCGAGCAACAGAACGCTGGTCAGCGTGTGTGTCGCAAACGCGGCCGCACCGGATCCGAGGACATGCTGCACGGTCAAATCCGTCATCTCGTCAAGTCCAAAACCTTTGCTGAAGGCACTGTGCTACCTGATGGGAACATGGCGGATCTGTTCCTGAACCCCGAGGCCCGCCGCACGCAAACTCTCACCGCTTCTCAGCTGAGTGCATTGAACTACAACGTTCCGCTCTCGGGCCCCGTTGGCATGAAGCGTGCCTGCTGCGGGAGCGAGGCCAGGAAGATTGCGCTCAACCCAAGCATGCGGGCTGATTACTAG
- a CDS encoding uncharacterized protein (COG:S;~EggNog:ENOG410PQRF): MTLLPPPTTSTTQIPQHVTALLSHLTSRPGVQSTFILSRKDGSIIQSTGLYAKPPSPSPSSAAAAQQSPRTETISAPVDGTETETEPQTETEAGTEPAPTETDAAQPPITKQPQQQQQQQQQSKEGGATQPYQPSQGEALAAHIFAFVASASELSLALSGAEDDGDGDGVVRQVDGGVSGDGGSGAGSGSGAGEKEEGDDEVKLLRLRTKRHEIVVVPDRKFLLCVVHDAHHGGVGAGASGGVAGVRR, from the exons ATGACactcctaccaccaccaacaacgtCAACA ACCCAAATCCCCCAACATGTAACCGCCCTCCTCTCGCACCTCACCTCCCGCCCCGGCGTCCAATccaccttcatcctctcccgcAAAGACGGCTCCATAATCCAGAGTACCGGGCTGTATGCGAAACcgccatctccttctccatcgaGTGCAGCTGCGGCGCAGCAATCACCGCGCACCGAGACCATCTCCGCACCTGTAGACGGAACCGAGACCGAGACCGAACCGCAGACTGAAACTGAAGCTGGAACTGAGCCTGCGCCCACCGAGACGGATGCTGCTCAACCCCCGATTACGAaacagccacagcagcaacaacaacaacaacaacagtcTAAAGAAGGAGGGGCAACGCAACCGTATCAGCCGTCGCAGGGCGAGGCTCTAGCGGCGCATATCTTTGCGTTTGTGGCTAGTGCGTCGGAACTTAGTCTTGCGTTGTCGggggcggaggatgatggggatggggatggagttgTTAGAcaggtggatggtggggtttctggggatggagggagtggtgctggttctggttctggtgctggggagaaggaggagggcgatgatgaggtcaAGTTGTTGCGgttgaggacgaagaggcATGAGATTGTTGTCGTGCCGGATAGGAAGTTTTTGCTTTGTGTGGTGCATGATGCGCATcatgggggtgttggggctGGTGCGAGTGGGGGTGTGGCTGGGGTGAGGAGGTAA